In Microlunatus antarcticus, the following proteins share a genomic window:
- a CDS encoding TetR family transcriptional regulator, producing MPIRDADATRARIMAAATAEFAEHGLAGGRVDRIAAAAQTNKAQLYHYFGNKETLFDLVFGHYVQTHVANGWFDPERLPEYAVGVYDYYLQDPVLVRLATWARLERTPTGDLYARVGGVDVQVVARIEMAQAQGILVDTMQPLDIYSLVVGMASSWAQSSLTFTATADEPEAVHAARRAALADAVRASFCR from the coding sequence ATGCCGATCCGCGACGCCGACGCCACCCGCGCCCGCATCATGGCGGCCGCCACGGCCGAGTTCGCGGAGCACGGGCTCGCCGGCGGGCGGGTCGACCGGATCGCTGCGGCCGCGCAGACGAACAAGGCGCAGCTCTACCACTACTTCGGCAACAAGGAGACCCTGTTCGACCTGGTCTTCGGCCACTACGTGCAGACGCACGTGGCCAACGGCTGGTTCGACCCGGAGCGGCTGCCGGAGTACGCCGTGGGCGTCTACGACTACTACCTGCAGGACCCGGTGCTGGTCCGGCTCGCGACCTGGGCCCGGCTGGAACGCACGCCGACCGGCGACCTGTACGCCCGGGTCGGCGGCGTCGACGTGCAGGTGGTGGCCCGCATCGAGATGGCGCAGGCGCAGGGGATCCTCGTCGACACCATGCAACCGCTGGACATCTACAGCCTCGTCGTCGGCATGGCCAGCTCGTGGGCGCAGTCCTCGCTCACGTTCACCGCCACCGCCGACGAGCCGGAAGCGGTGCACGCCGCCCGCCGCGCGGCGCTCGCTGACGCCGTCCGCGCGTCCTTCTGCCGCTGA
- a CDS encoding SDR family NAD(P)-dependent oxidoreductase, which translates to MTKNDIRGLTKDSTADDVLAGIDLTGKRAVVTGAASGIGVETARSLARAGADVTIAVRNTTKGREVAADIEATTGRAVTVSELHLDEIASVHAFVTAWSGPLHILVNNAGIMDSPLAYTSAGWESQLATNHLGHFALATGLHEALVEAGSARVVAVSSSGHGSSPFHFEDPFFVRREYTPNLGYGQSKTANVLFAVEAQRRWGAEGITANALMPGGIWTGLQKHWDPEVLATLKRDAVDVVKTTEQGASTSVLLATAPELEGYGGRYFEDNREAQVVPEIYDVVYGVVPWAVDPEAASRLWDVSTALVDAELVRLGLTTSR; encoded by the coding sequence ATGACCAAGAACGACATCCGGGGTCTGACGAAGGACTCCACCGCCGACGACGTGCTCGCCGGCATCGACCTGACGGGCAAGCGCGCCGTCGTCACCGGCGCGGCCAGCGGCATCGGCGTAGAGACCGCGCGTTCCCTCGCGCGGGCCGGTGCCGACGTGACGATCGCCGTCCGCAACACCACCAAGGGCCGCGAGGTCGCCGCCGACATCGAGGCGACGACCGGCCGCGCCGTGACCGTCTCCGAGCTGCACCTCGACGAGATCGCGTCGGTCCACGCGTTCGTGACGGCGTGGTCCGGACCGCTGCACATCCTGGTGAACAACGCCGGGATCATGGACAGCCCACTCGCCTACACGTCCGCCGGCTGGGAGTCGCAGCTCGCGACGAACCACCTCGGCCACTTCGCCCTCGCGACCGGCCTGCACGAGGCCCTCGTCGAGGCCGGCTCGGCCCGGGTGGTCGCCGTGTCCTCGAGCGGCCACGGCAGCTCGCCCTTCCACTTCGAGGACCCGTTCTTCGTGCGCCGGGAGTACACGCCGAACCTCGGCTACGGGCAGTCCAAGACCGCCAACGTGCTCTTCGCGGTCGAGGCCCAGCGCCGCTGGGGCGCCGAGGGCATCACGGCCAACGCCCTGATGCCGGGCGGCATCTGGACCGGCCTGCAGAAGCACTGGGACCCGGAGGTCCTGGCGACGCTCAAGCGCGACGCCGTGGACGTCGTCAAGACCACCGAGCAGGGCGCCTCGACCTCGGTCCTGCTGGCCACGGCCCCCGAGCTCGAGGGCTACGGCGGGCGCTACTTCGAGGACAACCGCGAGGCGCAGGTCGTGCCCGAGATCTACGACGTCGTGTACGGCGTGGTGCCCTGGGCCGTCGACCCGGAGGCGGCGTCCCGGCTGTGGGACGTCTCGACCGCGCTGGTCGACGCCGAGCTCGTCCGGCTGGGCCTGACCACGTCCCGCTGA
- the ppgK gene encoding polyphosphate--glucose phosphotransferase yields the protein MSEATAASTPPVLGIDIGGSGIKGAPVDLSTGEFAADRLRIDTPSASTPENVADVVAQIVEHFGGQIAADGPIGITIPAVVTHGITRSAANIDKSWINCDAEKIFEDKLGRDILLVNDADAAGVAEVKYGAAAGHPGLVVLTTLGTGIGTAILYRGVLVPNSELGHLEIDGYDAEKRAASSIKDKEGLSYAKWAKRLQRYYETLEALLWPDLIVVGGGVSKDSDKFLPLIDINAEMVPAKLRNTAGIVGAAWLAANRLQQPALVREGTAAESALVE from the coding sequence ATGAGCGAGGCAACGGCGGCCAGCACCCCTCCGGTCCTGGGCATCGACATCGGCGGCAGCGGCATCAAGGGAGCTCCGGTCGACCTGAGCACCGGCGAGTTCGCGGCCGACCGGCTGCGGATCGACACCCCGTCGGCGTCGACGCCGGAGAACGTCGCCGACGTCGTGGCGCAGATCGTGGAGCACTTCGGCGGCCAGATCGCCGCCGACGGGCCGATCGGCATCACGATCCCGGCGGTCGTGACGCACGGGATCACCCGGTCCGCCGCGAACATCGACAAGTCCTGGATCAACTGCGACGCGGAGAAGATCTTCGAGGACAAGCTCGGGCGCGACATCCTCCTGGTCAACGACGCCGACGCCGCCGGCGTCGCCGAGGTGAAGTACGGCGCCGCGGCGGGCCACCCCGGCCTCGTGGTCCTCACCACCCTCGGCACCGGCATCGGGACGGCGATCCTCTACCGCGGGGTGCTCGTGCCGAACTCCGAGCTCGGCCACCTCGAGATCGACGGCTACGACGCCGAGAAGCGCGCGGCCTCGAGCATCAAGGACAAGGAAGGCCTCTCGTACGCGAAGTGGGCGAAGCGCCTGCAGCGCTACTACGAGACCCTCGAGGCGCTGCTCTGGCCCGACCTGATCGTCGTCGGCGGTGGCGTCAGCAAGGACTCCGACAAGTTCCTGCCTCTGATCGACATCAACGCCGAGATGGTCCCGGCCAAGCTGCGGAACACGGCCGGCATCGTCGGCGCTGCCTGGCTCGCGGCCAACCGCCTCCAGCAGCCCGCCCTCGTCCGCGAGGGCACCGCGGCGGAGTCCGCGCTCGTCGAGTAG
- a CDS encoding DinB family protein — protein MSVPFPEPTEHVSTRTEVYLRYLAYFRDGVGRRVEAMTEDEARRSRVPSGWTPRELVRHLTFMERRWFVWGFEGTPVDDPHGDEVDGRWVVPDEVGTADVLAAWRRQAEVTEAVVRRHDLDEVGRPSERWDGEPPATLERVLLHVVQEYARHLGQLDVVAELGGGVTGEV, from the coding sequence GTGAGCGTCCCGTTCCCCGAGCCCACGGAGCACGTGAGCACGCGGACCGAGGTCTACCTGCGCTACCTCGCCTACTTCCGCGACGGCGTCGGGCGGCGGGTCGAGGCGATGACCGAGGACGAGGCGCGGCGCAGCCGGGTCCCGTCGGGCTGGACGCCGCGCGAGCTGGTGCGGCACCTGACCTTCATGGAACGGCGCTGGTTCGTCTGGGGCTTCGAGGGCACGCCCGTGGATGACCCGCACGGCGACGAGGTCGACGGCCGCTGGGTCGTGCCCGACGAGGTGGGGACCGCCGACGTCCTGGCGGCGTGGCGTCGGCAGGCCGAGGTCACGGAGGCGGTCGTCCGCCGGCACGACCTCGACGAGGTGGGCCGGCCGAGCGAGCGGTGGGACGGCGAACCACCGGCCACCCTCGAGCGGGTGCTGCTGCACGTGGTGCAGGAGTACGCCCGCCACCTCGGTCAGCTCGACGTCGTGGCCGAGCTCGGCGGCGGCGTGACCGGCGAGGTCTGA
- a CDS encoding YaaA family protein: protein MLILLPPSEGKAAPARRGRPVDLAALPHPGLTPLREELLDALAVASAQPGAAAALGLSPGLTDEVARNVHLRTTPARRAVDVYTGVLYAALDHASLSPAGRRRANRWVRVQSALWGPVGPTDPITPYRLPMTATLPGVGTVAARWRAVLGPVMVALAGDGVVVDGRSSSYASVWRPTGSAAKAYVAVRVFTEVEGRRVVVSHAAKHTRGLVARWICEAERTPRTPAAVVALVAGHRPCELVPDPRGGWFLDVLAPASAAAAATGTA, encoded by the coding sequence GTGCTGATCCTGCTCCCGCCCTCAGAGGGCAAGGCGGCGCCCGCACGCCGCGGTCGGCCCGTCGACCTGGCCGCGCTGCCGCACCCGGGGCTGACGCCGCTGCGCGAGGAGCTCCTGGACGCGCTGGCGGTCGCGAGCGCACAGCCCGGTGCCGCGGCCGCGCTGGGCCTCAGCCCCGGCCTGACCGACGAGGTCGCCCGGAACGTCCACCTCCGCACCACCCCGGCCCGCCGGGCGGTCGACGTCTACACCGGCGTCCTCTACGCCGCCCTCGACCACGCGTCGCTGAGCCCGGCCGGGCGCCGTCGGGCCAACCGCTGGGTGCGCGTCCAGAGCGCGCTGTGGGGCCCGGTCGGGCCGACGGACCCGATCACGCCGTACCGGCTGCCGATGACCGCCACGCTCCCCGGCGTCGGGACGGTCGCCGCCCGCTGGCGCGCGGTCCTCGGACCGGTCATGGTCGCGCTGGCCGGTGACGGCGTGGTCGTCGACGGACGTTCCTCGTCGTACGCGTCGGTCTGGCGCCCCACGGGCTCGGCCGCGAAGGCGTACGTGGCGGTGCGCGTCTTCACCGAGGTCGAGGGCCGCCGCGTGGTCGTCTCCCACGCGGCGAAGCACACGCGCGGCCTCGTCGCCCGCTGGATCTGCGAGGCGGAACGCACCCCGCGTACGCCGGCCGCCGTCGTCGCCCTGGTGGCCGGGCACCGCCCGTGCGAGCTCGTGCCGGACCCCCGCGGGGGGTGGTTCCTGGACGTCCTTGCCCCCGCGTCGGCAGCAGCAGCGGCGACAGGGACGGCGTGA
- the argS gene encoding arginine--tRNA ligase, whose protein sequence is MASLPSQLSARVQAVAGIEPELRPATRPEFGHFQSNVALRLAKSERKSPREVAADIVARLDVDDLCEPVEIAGPGFLNFRLRSSVLAGYVTGQLADPALGVEQAEHPQRVVIDYSSPNVAKQMHVGHLRTTIIGDCFNRVLTAAGHEVLPQNHLGDWGTQFGQLVEQILVERLDPAALDLVEAEELYKRAAAHFKDDHDFADRARLRVVALQSGDEETLRIWRSLVEVSLAGFNTMYARLHVLLTDEHLAGESIYNAVLGPVADELKAKGVAVVDDGALCVFVPGFNAPLILRKRDGGYGYDVTDLAALLHRVRDLKADRLIYVTDVRQGDHFAQVFAVARMAGWLPDTVSAEHVGYGMVLGADGRPYKTRDGKAMHLATLLDMAEEIASPPIALAAIKYADLSNGLNQNYVFDIERMVATTGNTGPYLQYAHARMTQVLARAAAEGVLPAHEAVTVLDEPQEQALALLLSGYGDVVAEVASTLQPHKLCAYLYDLAGTLSVFYERCPVLRSEGEVRSSRLALCAATKRVLAAGLDLLGIEALDRM, encoded by the coding sequence ATGGCGTCCCTCCCCTCCCAGCTCAGCGCGCGTGTGCAGGCCGTGGCCGGGATCGAGCCGGAGCTGCGTCCGGCGACCCGGCCGGAGTTCGGGCACTTCCAGTCCAACGTCGCCCTCCGCCTGGCCAAGAGCGAGCGCAAGTCCCCGCGCGAGGTCGCGGCCGACATCGTCGCCCGCCTCGACGTCGACGACCTCTGCGAGCCCGTCGAGATCGCCGGGCCCGGGTTCCTCAACTTCCGGCTCCGCTCGTCGGTGCTGGCCGGCTACGTCACCGGCCAGCTCGCCGACCCGGCCCTCGGCGTCGAGCAGGCCGAGCACCCGCAGCGCGTCGTCATCGACTACAGCTCGCCGAACGTGGCCAAGCAGATGCACGTCGGCCACCTGCGGACCACGATCATCGGCGACTGCTTCAACCGCGTCCTCACCGCCGCCGGCCACGAGGTCCTCCCGCAGAACCACCTCGGTGACTGGGGCACCCAGTTCGGCCAGCTGGTCGAGCAGATCCTCGTCGAGCGCCTCGACCCCGCCGCGCTCGACCTGGTCGAGGCCGAGGAGCTCTACAAGCGCGCCGCGGCGCACTTCAAGGACGACCACGATTTCGCCGACCGGGCCCGGCTCCGCGTCGTCGCGCTGCAGTCCGGCGACGAGGAGACGCTGCGGATCTGGCGCTCCCTGGTCGAGGTGTCGCTGGCCGGCTTCAACACGATGTACGCCCGCCTGCACGTCCTGCTGACCGACGAGCACCTGGCCGGGGAGTCGATCTACAACGCCGTCCTCGGCCCGGTCGCCGACGAGCTCAAGGCGAAGGGCGTCGCGGTCGTCGACGACGGCGCGCTCTGCGTCTTCGTGCCCGGCTTCAACGCGCCGCTGATCCTGCGCAAGCGCGACGGCGGCTACGGCTACGACGTCACCGACCTCGCGGCGCTGCTGCACCGGGTCCGCGACCTCAAGGCCGACCGGCTGATCTACGTCACCGACGTGCGCCAGGGCGACCACTTCGCCCAGGTGTTCGCGGTCGCGCGGATGGCGGGCTGGCTGCCCGACACCGTCAGCGCCGAGCACGTCGGCTACGGGATGGTCCTGGGCGCGGACGGGCGGCCGTACAAGACCCGCGACGGCAAGGCCATGCACCTCGCCACGCTGCTCGACATGGCCGAGGAGATCGCCTCGCCGCCCATCGCGCTGGCCGCGATCAAGTACGCGGACCTGTCGAACGGGCTCAACCAGAACTACGTCTTCGACATCGAGCGCATGGTGGCGACCACGGGCAACACCGGTCCCTACCTGCAGTACGCCCACGCCCGGATGACGCAGGTCCTCGCCCGCGCCGCGGCCGAGGGCGTCCTGCCGGCGCACGAGGCCGTGACCGTGCTCGACGAGCCGCAGGAGCAGGCCCTCGCCCTGCTGCTGTCGGGCTACGGCGACGTCGTCGCCGAGGTCGCCTCGACGCTGCAGCCGCACAAGCTCTGCGCCTACCTCTACGACCTCGCGGGCACGCTCTCGGTGTTCTACGAGCGCTGCCCCGTCCTGCGTTCGGAGGGCGAGGTGCGCAGCTCCCGGCTCGCCCTGTGCGCCGCGACGAAGCGCGTCCTCGCCGCCGGGCTCGACCTGCTCGGCATCGAGGCCCTCGACCGGATGTGA
- a CDS encoding glycogen debranching N-terminal domain-containing protein, whose amino-acid sequence MPQPLQPFLHDLVSQVAAPTQTWSTPDGQVVPRDDDAAGVTGLLHGDVRLLSGIEVSVDDDPGVPVAHHGRPDGSVVFTSLLRGLDAAYADSGDPRVRLDRTRTVVPGRLTEELVLGSTLDVDVEVRVAVRLTPDATPMELVRVGAPRVAVTPAEDAGHGWTSAGIDVTIAAPGAGWTVADGRVTLSWTLTVPRRSSVAVRWTADVVDPAPVVVAAPPDLTHDRVLLGPEEDQRLGPWLERSVADLAGLTMALPDSPGDVFYAAGAPWYFTLFGRDSLWAARLSLPLGLDVARGTLRTLARLQGRADDPRTGEQPGKIPHELRRNGFQLGGMSLPPLYYGTVDATPLWICLLHDAWRAGLPDDDVIALLPNVEAALDWLTAQTAPDARGGSVEGFVRYVSAGSDGLANQGWKDSDDAVRFADGTYAEGAIALCEVQGYAYEAAVSGAALLDGFDRPGGDELRGWAQGLQERFRASFWCETGSGEDDYPALALDGTGRRVDALTSNIGHLLGTGLLNLEEEWRVARRVGSPALDSGLGLRTMSTDDAAYAPLSYHCGSVWPHDTAIVVDGLTRAGLAEAADGLVEGLLAASVAFDQRLPELWSGEGAPVPYPAACRPQAWSAAAAVVVARRAGVFGGV is encoded by the coding sequence GTGCCGCAGCCGCTCCAACCGTTCCTGCACGACCTCGTCAGCCAGGTCGCCGCGCCCACCCAGACGTGGTCGACACCCGACGGGCAGGTGGTGCCGCGTGACGACGACGCGGCCGGGGTCACCGGGCTGCTGCACGGCGACGTGCGGCTCCTCAGCGGGATCGAGGTCTCTGTCGACGACGACCCAGGCGTACCGGTCGCCCACCACGGCCGCCCCGACGGCAGCGTCGTCTTCACCTCTCTGCTCCGCGGCCTCGACGCCGCGTACGCGGACTCCGGCGACCCCCGCGTCCGGCTCGACCGCACCCGCACCGTCGTCCCGGGTCGTCTGACCGAGGAGCTGGTCCTCGGCTCCACGCTCGACGTCGACGTCGAGGTGCGGGTCGCCGTACGGCTGACGCCCGACGCGACGCCGATGGAGCTCGTCCGCGTCGGGGCGCCCCGCGTCGCCGTGACGCCGGCGGAGGACGCCGGCCACGGGTGGACCTCGGCGGGGATCGACGTGACGATCGCCGCCCCGGGCGCCGGGTGGACCGTCGCGGACGGGCGAGTCACGCTTTCCTGGACGCTGACGGTCCCGCGACGTTCCTCGGTCGCGGTGCGCTGGACGGCCGACGTCGTCGACCCCGCGCCGGTCGTGGTCGCCGCGCCCCCGGACCTCACGCACGACCGCGTGCTGCTCGGGCCCGAGGAGGACCAGCGGCTCGGCCCCTGGCTGGAACGTTCCGTGGCCGACCTCGCGGGCCTCACGATGGCGCTGCCCGACAGCCCGGGCGACGTGTTCTACGCCGCGGGCGCCCCCTGGTACTTCACCCTCTTCGGTCGCGACAGCCTGTGGGCGGCGCGGCTGTCCCTGCCGCTCGGCCTGGACGTCGCGCGCGGCACGCTGCGGACGCTCGCCCGGCTCCAAGGTCGCGCGGACGACCCGCGGACCGGGGAGCAGCCGGGCAAGATCCCGCACGAGCTGCGGCGCAACGGCTTCCAGCTCGGCGGGATGTCGCTCCCCCCGCTCTACTACGGCACCGTCGACGCCACCCCGCTGTGGATCTGCCTCCTGCACGACGCGTGGCGGGCCGGGCTCCCCGACGACGACGTGATCGCGCTGCTGCCGAACGTCGAGGCCGCGCTCGACTGGCTCACCGCGCAGACCGCGCCGGACGCGCGGGGCGGGAGCGTCGAGGGATTCGTCCGCTACGTCAGCGCGGGCAGCGACGGCCTGGCCAACCAGGGCTGGAAGGACAGCGACGACGCGGTCCGGTTCGCCGACGGGACGTACGCCGAGGGCGCCATCGCGCTGTGCGAGGTGCAGGGCTACGCGTACGAGGCCGCGGTCTCCGGCGCGGCGCTGCTGGACGGCTTCGACCGACCCGGCGGCGACGAGCTCCGCGGGTGGGCACAGGGTTTGCAGGAACGGTTCCGGGCGTCGTTCTGGTGCGAGACGGGCTCCGGGGAGGACGACTACCCCGCGCTCGCGCTCGACGGGACCGGGCGGCGGGTCGACGCGCTGACCAGCAACATCGGGCACCTGCTGGGCACCGGCCTGCTCAACCTCGAGGAGGAGTGGCGGGTGGCCCGCCGGGTCGGTTCACCGGCGCTCGACTCCGGCCTCGGGCTGCGGACGATGTCCACGGACGACGCCGCGTACGCCCCGCTCAGCTATCACTGCGGCTCGGTCTGGCCGCACGACACCGCGATCGTCGTCGACGGGCTCACCCGGGCCGGGCTCGCCGAGGCCGCCGACGGGCTGGTCGAGGGCCTGCTCGCCGCCTCGGTCGCCTTCGACCAGCGACTCCCCGAGCTGTGGAGCGGCGAGGGCGCCCCGGTCCCCTACCCCGCCGCCTGCCGGCCGCAGGCCTGGAGCGCCGCGGCGGCCGTCGTCGTGGCCCGCCGGGCCGGGGTCTTCGGCGGGGTCTGA